The Xiphias gladius isolate SHS-SW01 ecotype Sanya breed wild chromosome 7, ASM1685928v1, whole genome shotgun sequence genome window below encodes:
- the bicra gene encoding BRD4-interacting chromatin-remodeling complex-associated protein isoform X1, with protein sequence MDDEDGRCLLDVICDPEALNDFLHGSETHLDTDDLLDGSSDPSSSFFSTTGGHVPEVQPAVQLSASEPAGLPRVSVDLDFLEDDDILGGSPGGEGGSNGIGTNHEPCDILQQSLAEANITEQSLQEAEAELDLGSFGIPGLTQVVQTLPDASLSGAGGTAVGVGIGVGVGGAAAIFPGSAQSTTATPPNATADMLGSVLAQQGLQLQSQVMNKAISVQPFMQPVGLGNVTLQPISSLQALPNGSQSGHLGIGQIQVVGQPTVMTINQSGQPILAKAMGGYQLHQSGPEVSGAGSQPGLGGSGGGLLIQGNKATLGSPALNGPAVCVSSTNSSSGGTMTAPAGLVGFGSNPLSSGIGSQTQTQGQIMQNVIIQRTPTPIQPKPPQGGAIQPKLFKQQQQQQQQQQQPAPQSLQNDAHKAIGLQQLPVSAAQNVAFLTGKPGSNVVLSTQATTQGPQFQQTLFKQQAAQPSGKPLSVHLLNQPGSIVIPPQTVLQGQNHQFLLPQLQAGGQILTQHPGGHIITSQGPGGQLIANQILTANQNINLGQVLTSQGHPGAAHILSGPIQIQPGQMSTPTLFQMPVSLAQSQSQTQTHTVSGHAQTVIQGMPIQNSLTMLSQVEGLSPAVTLQPALQPQPGGVPSSSSTGAATMAQGQPGECVTVLGSSTDQAAHPAQQHVPQSSILTMQPASSVSAAITVPSSSPSMSVSTSSSVTAVGLVPPQAQHSPGRLLLTNQGSSMILSQESLQMFLQQEQHHQTENESTPSVGVPASVIVSSNNITALAPAVHDSQLTDSWVGQSHSPSPGPSHMTAVVKQVPSSGHQQPLKIQGMSPSTALTTHTTAPPVADSPQPSQSPLTLSQQIQSPHHQQQSRPPSQPQPQSQTPSRSCTPSSHPPLFIVHNQIAESPQQGPQVQPPQTHIQVQLQTQPRPASQPAPYQQDMPPMSQSPKPPPAPPAQHQFTAPPVSTSATAMVKAQVPIQGLTAEQQHHLQFVGAQIQTLSGITQPSPQQKQLLDKLHQFQQNILLQAKQPAQPPQPQPPQPQVTSQFSSQQDVPVDKVVIASTASTGTPAQLPSVLQPTSVLVKTPATASSDLQVFSGAQGPAGAMVNQTITPASLTQPAQVQPKPGVISSVGGMTLGKGGMQIQVLGASLTQMPAPQPPAPAQTQTTTMKMPFSAEPSKEARMLEQLRKQQGSVLHPNYSAPFHSFEDTLHRLLPYHLYQGTANSSQDYQKVDDEFERVSCQLLKRTQAMLDKYRYLLFAESKQRLGPSAEMVMIDRMFIQEEKIALNQDRILAKERPEEFVANARMLESVVSSQEKSSSAEQTSLSGGVAAAAPAPGPAAPAPAPLPNITPNPPPAPTPAPAPAPAPAPAPASASAPASAPAPAAAAAAAPAPAPAPAPAPASAPPATPPVTPFPPTKLVIKQGGGGASVSWSSSCPPPPAAASKLVAEPTSQSSSFSRAPAASSSFSSSTFNSQAADDDDALPQRTSKPPIKTYEARRRIGLKLKIKQDQTGFSKVVHNTALDPVHTPQPQQSSQSISQAQTQSEAAVPHPTHPKSHPLSAPPTTVIRTQSPVCTASSVSSVTIATTQCNPPLRGNVPPNAAPSSSTSSSHTWSSSSSSSSSSSTTTTTTTTTTTTQMNGTLDHHDMGGVKHNPASTVNPSPTTCRLPLRKTYRENISPRVRPGVPGGGDESLSYPRPTPSPPRHEASSPPSERTVIASVKVEKRGREASHTHTESSHERGRLGSAMQGLDEVDEVFNRGIKTAQHHHLPQLLDKEGAKERAEEHTEQETDVSKYKRAGGKNRHRVGGTFRMDQHAPGPPSPESSFTRDSLLPAKRCKSDSPDMDNASFSSGSPQEDSLKEHLQCAIDGILNLQQEPSARGHHIKGGNSRPHQHQSQRPGGSAASSHRPSAPPPSSASSSSSLAQHPQVGGRGHNGSLVPQTQSR encoded by the exons ATGGATGATGAAGACGGCAGGTGCCTTCTAGATGTAATTTG TGACCCAGAAGCTCTCAATGACTTTCTTCATGGATCTGAGACCCAT TTGGACACTGACGACCTTTTGGATGGTTCGAGTGACCCCTCCAGCTCGTTCTTCTCTACCACTGGG GGCCATGTTCCAGAGGTCCAGCCTGCAGTCCAGCTGTCGGCCAGTGAGCCGGCAGGCCTGCCCAGAGTCAGTGTTGACCTGGACTTCCTGGAGGATGATGACATCTTGGGAGGATCCCCAGGTGGTGAAGGTGGGAGCAATGGCATTGGGACAAATCACGAGCCATGTGACATCCTGCAGCAGAGCTTGGCTGAAGCTAACATCACAGAGCAAAGCTTACAGGAGGCAGAGGCTGAGCTGGACCTGGGCTCCTTTGGAATTCCAGGTCTTACACAGGTGGTTCAGACACTGCCTGATGCCAGCCTCTCTGGGGCTGGAGGCACTGCTGTGGGTGTAGGCATAGGTGTTGGTGTTGGAGGAGCAGCGGCAATTTTCCCTGGGTCAGCCCAGAGCACCACTGCTACTCCTCCCAATGCCACAGCAGACATGCTGGGGTCAGTGCTGGCTCAGCAGGGCCTTCAGCTCCAATCCCAGGTCATGAACAAGGCCATTAGTGTTCAGCCATTTATGCAGCCTGTGGGCCTGGGAAATGTGACGCTACAACCCATTTCGAGTCTCCAAGCTCTTCCTAATGGGAGTCAGTCTGGACATTTGGGTATCGGACAGATTCAGGTTGTGGGTCAGCCCACAGTCATGACTATCAATCAGTCTGGGCAGCCAATCCTGGCTAAAGCCATGGGTGGTTACCAGCTGCACCAGTCTGGGCCAGAGGTTTCAGGTGCTGGTTCTCAGCCGGGGCTTGGAGGCTCAGGAGGTGGACTTCTGATCCAAGGTAACAAAGCCACTTTGGGATCTCCAGCTTTAAATGGACCGGCTGTTTGTGTCAGcagcacaaacagcagcagtggtggtaCAATGACTGCTCCTGCCGGGCTTGTGGGCTTTGGCAGTAACCCTCTAAGTTCAGGAATTGGATCCCAGACGCAGACTCAAGGCCAAATCATGCAGAATGTGATCATCCAGCGCACACCAACACCCATTCAGCCTAAACCCCCTCAGGGGGGAGCCATCCAACCGAAACTcttcaaacagcagcaacagcagcagcagcagcagcagcagccagcacCCCAATCCCTGCAAAACGATGCCCACAAGGCTATAGGGCTGCAGCAACTTCCAGTTTCTGCTGCTCAGAATGTAGCCTTCCTGACAGGAAAGCCAGGCTCTAACGTTGTTCTGAGTACTCAAGCCACAACACAAGGCCCCCAGTTTCAACAAACCCTGTTCAAGCAACAAGCAGCACAACCATCTGGCAAACCCCTCAGTGTACACTTGTTAAACCAACCAGGCAGCATCGTCATTCCCCCTCAGACAGTTCTGCAAGGTCAGAACCACCAGTTTCTCCTGCCACAGCTACAGGCAGGTGGGCAGATCCTGACCCAGCACCCTGGGGGGCACATCATAACTAGCCAGGGTCCTGGTGGACAGCTCATTGCAAACCAGATTTTAACTGCAAACCAGAACATCAACTTGGGTCAGGTGTTGACTTCACAGGGCCACCCTGGGGCTGCCCACATCCTCTCTGGACCCATTCAGATCCAGCCTGGCCAGATGAGCACACCCACACTCTTTCAGATGCCTGTCTCATTGGCTCAGAGTCAAAGCCAGACACAGACCCACACTGTCTCAGGTCATGCCCAGACAGTAATACAGGGCATGCCCATCCAGAACTCCCTGACCATGCTGAGTCAGGTGGAGGGGCTGAGCCCGGCAGTCACCCTTCAGCCAGCCCTGCAACCTCAGCCAGGTGGAgtccccagcagcagcagcacaggagcAGCAACAATGGCTCAAGGCCAGCCTGGAGAGTGTGTTACTGTGCTGGGTAGCTCCACAGACCAGGCTGCTCATCCCGCTCAGCAGCATGTGCCGCAGTCCTCTATCCTCACCATGCAACCGGCTTCCTCTGTGTCCGCGGCTATCACAGTACCCTCCTCTTCTCCGTCCATGTCTGTGtccacctcttcctctgtcacagCAGTGGGGCTGGTCCCCCCTCAGGCTCAGCATAGTCCAGGGAGGTTACTGCTCACCAACCAGGGCTCCAGTATGATCTTGAGCCAGGAGTCTCTGCAGATGTTCCTGCAACAG GAGCAGCACCACCAAACAGAGAATGAGTCAACCCCCTCTGTGGGCGTACCAGCGTCTGTAATCGTCAGCAGCAACAACATCACTGCTCTGGCCCCCGCTGTCCATGACAGCCAATTAACTGACTCTTGGGTGGGTCAGAGCCACAGTCCTTCCCCTGGCCCCTCCCACATGACAGCAGTGGTAAAGCAG GTACCCTCCAGTGGACATCAGCAGCCTCTCAAGATCCAGGGCATGTCCCCCTCAACAGCCTTGACCACTCACACCACAGCCCCCCCAGTGGCAGACAGCCCCCAGCCTTCTCAGTCTCCTCTCACTCTGAGCCAGCAGATCCAGTCACCACACCATCAGCAGCAGTCACGTCCTCCCTCTCAGCCTCAGCCACAGTCTCAGACTCCCTCCCGCTCCTGCACACCCTCATCTCACCCTCCGCTCTTTATTGTCCATAACCAAATTGCAGAGTCTCCCCAACAAGGTCCACAAGTCCAGCCGCCGCAGACACACATTCAAGTTCAGCTTCAGACGCAGCCACGGCCAGCCTCTCAGCCTGCCCCCTATCAACAAGATATGCCTCCTATGTCACAGTCACCTAAGCCTCCTCCTGCACCGCCCGCACAGCACCAGTTCACTGCGCCTCCTGTCAGCACTTCTGCTACTGCCATGGTGAAAGCCCAGGTTCCCATCCAGGGCctgacagcagagcagcagcaccaccTGCAATTCGTAGGAGCGCAAATTCAGACCCTGTCAGGCATCACCCAGCCCTCACCTCAGCAGAAACAGTTGCTGGATAAGCTGCACCAG ttcCAGCAGAACATCCTGCTGCAGGCCAAGCAGCCTGCTCAGcctcctcagcctcagcctccaCAGCCTCAAGTCACCAGTCAGTTCAGTTCCCAGCAAGATGTGCCTGTTGATAAAGTCGTGATTGCATCAACAGCCAGCACTGGTACGCCTGCTCAGCTTCCCTCTGTGCTGCAGCCGACGTCAGTGCTCGTCAAAACCCCTGCTACAG CATCAAGTGACTTACAGGTATTCTCAGGAGCCCAAGGGCCAGCTGGAGCAATGGTGAATCAGACTATCACTCCTGCCAGCCTTACACAGCCTGCACAG GTTCAGCCAAAGCCGGGAGTGATCAGCTCAGTTGGTGGGATGACTCTGGGGAAAGGTGGGATGCAGATACAGGTGTTAGGAGCTAGTCTGACTCAAATGCCTGCTCCACAGCCGCCAGCTCCGGCACAAACTCAG ACAACAACAATGAAGATGCCTTTCAGCGCAGAGCCCAGCAAAGAAGCCAG GATGCTAGAACAGCTGAGGAAACAGCAGGGTTCAGTGCTTCACCCAAACTACAGTGCTCCTTTCCACTCTTTTGAGGACACACTGCACAGACTGCTGCCTTACCATCTCTACCAGGGAACTGCCAACTCTTCTCAAGACTATCAAAAAG TGGATGATGAATTTGAGAGGGTCTCCTGCCAGCTGCTGAAAAGGACGCAGGCCATGCTGGATAAATATCGCTACCTGCTCTTCGCCGAGTCAAAA CAGAGACTGGGCCCCTCGGCAGAGATGGTGATGATTGACCGGATGTTCATTCAGGAGGAGAAGATTGCGTTGAATCAGGACAGGATATTGGCCAAGGAGAGACCAG AGGAGTTTGTAGCAAATGCGCGCATGTTGGAGAGTGTAGTTTCATCCCAAGAGAAATCCTCTTCTGCTGAGCAGACCTCACTGAGTGGGGGTGTAGCAGCTGCTGCCCCTGCCCCAGGACCTGCTGCTCCTGCCCCAGCCCCTCTGCCAAACATCACCCCAAACCCTCCTCCTGCACCcactccagctccagctccagctccagctccagctccagctccagcttcagcttcagctccAGCTtcagctcctgctcctgctgctgctgctgctgctgctcctgctcctgctcctgctcctgctcctgctcctgcttctGCTCCTCCTGCCACCCCTCCTGTCACCCCTTTCCCCCCTACCAAACTGGTAATAAAGcagggtggaggtggagcttCTGTGTCCTGGTCCAGCAGCTGTCCACCGCCTCCAGCTGCAGCCAGCAAGCTGGTGGCCGAACCCACCAGCCAGAGCTCCTCCTTCAGTCGTGCTCCAGCAGCATCTTCCTCTTTCTCGTCCTCGACCTTCAATTCTCAAGCAGCTGACGATGACGACGCTCTCCCACAGAGAACCAGCAAACCGCCTATCAAGACCTACGAGGCTCGCAGGAGAATTGGCTTGAAGCTGAAGATCAAGCAGGATCAAACGGGGTTCAGTAAGGTGGTCCATAACACTGCCTTAGATCCAGTGCACACACCTCAACCTCAGCAAAGCAGCCAGTCCATATCCCAGGCTCAGACTCAGTCTGAAGCTGCTGTACCGCATCCAACTCATCCAAAGTCCCACCCTTTATCAGCTCCTCCTACTACAGTCATCAGAACTCAGTCCCCCGTATGCACTGCTTCTTCTGTCTCATCAGTCACCATAGCAACCACTCAGTGTAACCCACCACTGAGAGGTAATGTTCCCCCCAATGCAGCCCCATCTTCCTCTACCTCTTCCTCTCATACTTGgtcatcgtcgtcgtcgtcctcctcctcttcctccaccaccaccaccaccaccaccaccaccaccaccactcaaATGAATGGGACATTGGATCATCACGACATGGGTGGGGTCAAACACAATCCTGCCTCCACTGTCAATCCCTCGCCGACAACCTGCCGCCTCCCCCTTCGAAAAACCTACCGGGAAAACATTAGTCCCCGGGTCAGACCTGGTGTACCGGGGGGAGGAGACGAAAGTTTGTCCTACCCCAGACCCACGCCATCACCCCCCAGGCACGAGGCCTCATCTCCTCCCTCAGAGCGGACAGTGATAGCCAGTGTGAAGGTGGAGAAAAGAGGCAGGGAGgcctcacacactcacacagagtcGAGCCACGAAAGGGGCCGTTTAGGGAGTGCAATGCAGGGGCTGGACGAAGTGGACGAGGTGTTTAACCGCGGTATCAAAACCGCGCAACACCATCATCTCCCGCAGCTCCTGGACAAGGAAGGGGcaaaggagagagcagaggagcacACAGAGCAAGAGACAGATGTAAGTAAATACAAGAGGGCGGGTGGAAAAAATAGACATAGGGTAGGTGGGACATTCAGAATGGACCAGCATGCCCCTGGACCTCCCTCTCCAGAGTCCTCCTTCACACGAGACTCTTTGCTTCCTGCCAAACGCTGCAAATCAGACTCCCCCGACATGGATAACGCCAGCTTCTCCAGTGGCAGCCCCCAGGAAGACTCTCTGAAGGAGCACCTGCAGTGCGCCATCGACGGCATCCTAAACCTGCAGCAGGAGCCCTCTGCCCGCGGGCACCACATTAAAGGGGGCAACAGCAGGCCCCACCAACACCAAAGCCAGCGCCCAGGGGGCTCGGCAGCTTCATCCCACAGACCCTCAGccccacccccctcctctgcttcctcatcctcctccttggCCCAGCACCCTCAGGTCGGTGGCCGTGGCCACAATGGCAGCCTGGTGCCCCAGACTCAAAGCAGATAA